The Mycolicibacterium smegmatis genome has a window encoding:
- a CDS encoding gluconokinase: MATPIVVMGVSGSGKSTVGAALAQRLRVPFADADDFHPPANIEKMSAGHALDDDDRYPWLEAIGKWLAEHPAGGVMSCSALKRTYRDQLRQHCPDIEFLHLEGSMETIGRRQASRPGHFMPASLLESQFKTLEPLAPDECGVAIDVDQSIDDIIESYVSATQSHTPEEDR, encoded by the coding sequence ATGGCTACACCGATCGTCGTCATGGGAGTCTCCGGCTCCGGGAAATCAACCGTGGGCGCGGCGCTGGCCCAGCGGTTGCGCGTGCCCTTCGCCGACGCCGACGACTTCCACCCACCGGCCAACATCGAGAAGATGTCCGCAGGTCACGCCCTCGACGACGACGACCGCTACCCCTGGCTCGAGGCCATCGGTAAGTGGCTGGCCGAACATCCCGCCGGCGGCGTGATGAGCTGCTCGGCCCTCAAACGCACCTACCGCGACCAACTGCGGCAGCACTGCCCCGACATCGAGTTCCTGCATCTGGAGGGGTCGATGGAGACCATCGGCAGGAGGCAGGCGAGCAGGCCGGGCCATTTCATGCCCGCGTCGCTGCTGGAATCACAGTTCAAAACCCTCGAGCCCCTGGCGCCCGATGAGTGCGGTGTCGCGATCGATGTCGACCAGTCCATCGACGACATCATCGAAAGCTACGTCAGCGCAACACAATCCCACACACCAGAGGAGGACCGGTGA
- a CDS encoding FadR/GntR family transcriptional regulator, which yields MLDRPIAGELHGSLVAALGTGIVSGRYQPGHVLNLEGISAEHGVSRSVAREAVRVLESMGMVESRRRVGITVQGPEKWNVFDPVLIRWRLQAGDRTAQLVSLSELRLGFEPAAAALAARRASPHQCRVLATAVSDMVMHGRNGDLAAYLAADKLFHQTMLEASGNEMFRALNGAVAEVLAGRTHHGLMPEKPNIDAIALHDEVARAIRMGEADQAERAMRAIIGESVSAIVEVGPPGAGTAAQA from the coding sequence ATGCTCGATCGTCCGATTGCTGGTGAACTCCACGGCAGCCTCGTTGCCGCGCTGGGAACCGGGATCGTCTCGGGCCGTTACCAGCCCGGACATGTGCTCAACCTGGAGGGGATCAGCGCCGAGCACGGCGTGTCCCGCAGCGTTGCGCGTGAGGCGGTGCGTGTCCTGGAGTCCATGGGGATGGTCGAGTCGCGCCGCCGGGTGGGCATCACCGTGCAGGGTCCCGAGAAGTGGAACGTCTTCGACCCGGTGCTGATCCGCTGGCGGCTGCAAGCCGGTGACCGCACGGCGCAACTGGTGTCGCTGTCGGAACTACGACTGGGTTTCGAACCGGCCGCGGCCGCGCTGGCCGCGCGGCGGGCGAGCCCGCACCAGTGCCGCGTCCTGGCAACCGCGGTGTCCGACATGGTGATGCACGGACGCAACGGCGACCTCGCGGCGTATCTGGCGGCAGACAAGCTCTTTCACCAGACCATGCTGGAGGCGAGCGGCAACGAGATGTTCCGGGCGCTCAACGGCGCGGTTGCCGAGGTGCTCGCCGGTCGCACCCATCACGGCCTGATGCCGGAGAAACCGAACATCGACGCGATCGCCCTGCACGACGAGGTCGCCCGCGCCATCAGGATGGGCGAGGCCGATCAGGCCGAGCGGGCCATGCGCGCGATCATCGGCGAGTCGGTCTCGGCCATCGTCGAGGTCGGACCCCCGGGTGCAGGGACCGCCGCGCAGGCATGA